The Methylomusa anaerophila genome has a segment encoding these proteins:
- a CDS encoding ABC transporter substrate-binding protein, with amino-acid sequence MIKKIFWIILAAAVILLLGGCNGPETTENPADSPAANAAVKDSAGREIKMPANLKRVIVLNSSAFNMITAIGAADTIIGVNDSTQKSEAAAAGKEAFGSFMQPYVEKIIAAGPDAVIVNSMMNSTQVKQLEDAGITVISLEFYLPSILQDEIVTLGKLFNREAQAQKYADFIMKYRNLIESRVKDIRPENKVAVYFEGYSEYSTVARGSGGDELVTGAGGINIAGRETVKYPKVSAEWVLEKKTSGGCKDHFQQ; translated from the coding sequence ATGATAAAAAAAATATTCTGGATTATTCTGGCGGCTGCGGTTATACTGCTGCTTGGCGGCTGCAACGGGCCGGAGACGACCGAAAATCCGGCCGATTCCCCTGCTGCGAACGCCGCCGTTAAAGATTCAGCGGGCAGAGAGATCAAAATGCCGGCAAACCTGAAACGGGTGATTGTTCTTAACTCATCGGCATTTAATATGATTACCGCAATTGGGGCTGCCGACACTATTATTGGCGTAAATGACAGTACGCAAAAATCCGAAGCGGCTGCTGCCGGTAAAGAGGCTTTTGGATCATTTATGCAGCCTTATGTAGAGAAAATAATTGCGGCCGGACCGGATGCGGTAATTGTAAACAGTATGATGAACTCCACGCAGGTAAAACAGCTTGAAGACGCCGGTATAACAGTTATATCTCTGGAGTTCTATCTGCCCTCCATCTTGCAGGATGAAATCGTGACATTAGGCAAACTGTTCAACAGGGAGGCCCAGGCGCAAAAGTATGCGGACTTTATTATGAAGTACCGGAATCTTATTGAAAGCCGGGTAAAAGATATCAGGCCGGAAAATAAGGTTGCCGTATATTTTGAGGGTTATAGCGAGTACTCTACCGTAGCGCGGGGAAGCGGCGGCGACGAGCTGGTTACCGGGGCCGGCGGCATCAATATTGCCGGCCGGGAAACAGTTAAGTATCCGAAAGTGAGCGCTGAGTGGGTACTGGAAAAAAAAACCTCAGGTGGTTGTAAAGACCATTTCCAGCAATAG
- a CDS encoding ABC transporter ATP-binding protein: MNIAVQNVCFAYKSHPILQDVSLEVQKGQVVSIVGPNGAGKSTLLKCMVRLLKPQAGAVYLDGKDIAGKKSQELAKAMGYIPQNVKDAFPFTVLETVLLGRKPHITWEVNDDDFRVVSEVMHFLKIENLAERPLDQLSGGQKQKVFVARALAQQPEIFLFDEPTSNLDIRHQLEVFATIKRLAATEGRTVIVVVHDLNLAARFSDTLIMLKHGSIYAAGKPAEVITEASLREVYNVSAAIVETQYGCYVLPIEPLAETTG; encoded by the coding sequence ATGAATATCGCAGTGCAAAATGTTTGTTTTGCCTATAAAAGCCATCCTATTTTGCAGGATGTGAGCCTGGAAGTGCAAAAGGGGCAGGTTGTGAGTATCGTCGGTCCTAACGGCGCCGGAAAATCCACCCTGCTAAAGTGTATGGTCCGCTTGTTGAAACCGCAAGCCGGCGCTGTTTATCTGGATGGCAAGGATATTGCCGGGAAGAAATCTCAGGAATTGGCCAAAGCTATGGGTTATATTCCCCAAAACGTCAAGGATGCCTTTCCTTTTACCGTGCTGGAAACCGTGTTGCTGGGAAGAAAACCTCATATAACCTGGGAAGTAAACGATGATGATTTTCGCGTGGTTTCCGAGGTAATGCATTTTTTAAAGATAGAAAATTTGGCTGAACGGCCGCTTGACCAGTTAAGCGGCGGACAGAAGCAAAAAGTATTTGTAGCCCGTGCCTTGGCGCAACAGCCGGAAATATTCCTTTTTGATGAGCCGACAAGCAATCTTGATATACGGCATCAATTGGAAGTTTTTGCTACCATTAAAAGATTGGCGGCGACCGAAGGGCGGACGGTAATTGTGGTAGTTCATGATTTGAATCTTGCCGCCAGGTTTTCCGATACATTGATAATGCTGAAACACGGTTCGATTTACGCGGCGGGAAAGCCGGCGGAAGTGATTACCGAAGCCAGCCTCCGGGAAGTGTACAACGTTTCGGCTGCAATCGTCGAAACCCAATACGGCTGTTACGTCTTGCCCATTGAGCCGTTAGCGGAAACTACCGGGTGA
- a CDS encoding FecCD family ABC transporter permease: MPAQLPGWQQKIGKVKKLPDDSSSISPRADATKLKAIYARQTGKKYFIIVSLILLMATLALFSISIGAASISTGDVVKAIGNKLFHTQFEYANNLADTIVMKLRLPRVLLAVLTGISLAGAGAVMQGILHNPLVSPYTLGMSGAASLGAAVAIVLGKGLLGSSFVSMGPCFIAFNAFIFGFVTIFIIIGFARMKGGSPATLVLAGVALGYIFSAGVSALKYFSNNEALKDLVVWLMGGMWGATWQSVSLLVPIVSISMLILLSYAWDMNALSAGEAVAINLGVNIKRLQFICLTVATLAASATVAFTGIIGFIGLISPHISRMLIGSDNRFLIPCSCIMGALILLCADTVGRTVISPVEIPVGIVTGLLGGPYFLYMLLKKKQFY, from the coding sequence TTGCCGGCACAACTGCCCGGCTGGCAGCAAAAAATAGGGAAGGTGAAAAAATTGCCGGACGATAGCAGCAGTATTTCTCCTCGTGCCGATGCAACCAAACTTAAGGCGATATATGCCAGGCAGACCGGAAAGAAATATTTTATTATCGTAAGTTTAATCCTGCTTATGGCAACACTGGCCCTGTTTTCCATTTCCATCGGCGCTGCTTCGATTAGCACCGGTGATGTGGTTAAGGCCATTGGCAATAAGCTGTTCCACACCCAGTTCGAATATGCCAATAATCTGGCCGACACTATTGTGATGAAACTCAGGCTACCGCGGGTATTATTGGCGGTTCTTACCGGAATCAGCCTGGCCGGCGCCGGCGCAGTCATGCAGGGTATTCTCCATAATCCGCTGGTAAGCCCTTATACTTTGGGGATGTCGGGGGCCGCATCGTTAGGGGCAGCCGTTGCCATTGTTCTGGGGAAAGGCCTGTTGGGGAGCAGTTTTGTCAGTATGGGCCCTTGCTTCATTGCTTTCAATGCGTTTATTTTCGGCTTTGTCACCATCTTCATCATCATTGGTTTTGCCCGTATGAAGGGCGGTTCACCGGCAACGCTGGTTCTGGCCGGAGTCGCTTTAGGCTATATTTTTTCCGCCGGCGTATCGGCCCTGAAATATTTTTCCAATAATGAGGCCTTGAAAGATCTTGTTGTTTGGCTAATGGGCGGCATGTGGGGAGCAACCTGGCAGTCGGTAAGTTTACTGGTGCCTATTGTAAGCATATCCATGCTGATTTTGCTAAGTTACGCCTGGGACATGAACGCACTGTCGGCAGGCGAAGCGGTGGCAATCAATCTGGGGGTGAATATCAAACGGTTGCAGTTCATTTGTCTTACAGTGGCAACCCTGGCTGCTTCGGCTACTGTTGCCTTTACCGGCATCATCGGCTTTATCGGCCTGATTTCGCCCCACATATCCCGGATGCTGATCGGCAGCGACAACCGGTTTTTAATACCCTGTTCCTGTATTATGGGGGCTTTAATCTTACTTTGCGCCGATACCGTAGGCAGGACGGTCATTTCCCCGGTAGAGATCCCGGTCGGTATCGTAACAGGTTTGCTCGGCGGTCCTTATTTTCTCTATATGCTTTTAAAGAAAAAACAATTTTACTAA